The sequence atttttttaaatatattttttggtcTTCGAAGAAACAATTGGTGATGCgttcatgttaattttatcattAACGTTTAATTTCAGCCGGTCCGGTCAGACCTGATGATCTGCGTTATACCAGAGCATAACACCGTTCATATACTACGTCATGTTATTTTAAGAATATGTTATATCGCAATCCTAAACACCTATGCATATGGCCTTAAGGTGAGGGCATAAGGCTTTAACAGGACATGATATTGCTCATTATACAACTTATACAACTGTCAGCAACATATGCTATAGCCtaaacaaccaaataaataaatagactgcaatctacaaagaaaaaaaatgtgccaagtACAGCGAGAAGCCTTTACTTTATACTGTGGGCAACTTCCCTAACCACCAGTCTTGAATAGGCACCGTCTGTTACAGAGGAATGCAAGGGGAATAAATTAAGTTTTTTGGGGAGTATCTCGGTGGGAGGGATTATTACTTTGGGAAGCCTAGGTGGCGTGCGGAGCGCAAAGGCTGCAGACCATCCCGGAGCGCAGATCCGGACCAGCGGCCGCATCACGGCAGGCACCTGATGAGCATCCTCTCCCTCCTGAGCCCGGCGCACGGAAAGTCACACAAGAGCGCAGTGGTTTGGGATTGTTACTGAAACCAAGCAAAAGCCACCAAAACCTGgaggcacaaaaaaacaaacaaacaaactaataagGAGCACTGTTAGATTATTATCACTGGATTTCCAGATATGGCACTGTCTCTTCTGCGCAgctgtttgctttttctgtgtgtgacagcaacCCAGAGCAGCCATGCCGGTGTTCAGGTAAGAAGAAAATCTACCATTACAGGTTTAACGGGAGAAATGACACGTTTTTGTGAGCTGTGTCACTAGGCCTATAccagactggaaaaaaaaaatctgatgaggCTGAGTAAATAACAGGAGATGGAGTTCATGTTTTCAGAAAAGTTGTTAGTCATCTGAAAAGTTATTAAATTTCAATAGCCaaatgcagcaacacacacacacacacacacacacacacacatacacattgcaTACACATATTGTTGTACATATTATAATGCCAGTATTTATATGAATAATGTGTCACTATAAGCTTCACTACATCTTTTGAACATTGCTGTAAACTTTGAAAGGAATGTGATCTGACACACAATTCCAACACTTTCCAaggtaagtgtatttttttttttttttgaaaatgccagaaGGTTTATTGTAGCATCTGGATATGAATCCCCTGTTGTCTTGTCAGCCGGTGGCATTTCCTTTTTGCCTGGGGCATGAGGAGTAGAGCACTGTCCTGTTCTGACTGGTGTACAGGTCAAAACTATGTGCATTATGCATTTTCAGTCTTACATCTTGAAGCGAGTTGTTTTCGTACAAATCCACCCAAACGCCAGTGCAAGAATTCAAGGTATGCTGTTTCTGAGACACTTTTCCAATGAGCATGTGATTAATAAACTTTTCACAAAGGATTAGAGGTGCTCTCTCTCCGAGGAACTTTGTAAAGGCTTACCAAGCCTCTGCACTCAAGTAACTGCTCATGGCACCCATGCTATTTTGAATACAAAGCCTGTCCATTCAGGATTTGTTATCCAATGAGCCTGTCCCTTCCTACTGCCATGCAAAATATACAGAGAACCATGCATTTTGGACTTAGGTCCCGCTGACATCTGCCAAACAGCTTTTGTCCAGCTGTGTCTGCCACTGGAGTTGGGGTAGTAAGTGAAGGGGGTGTGTAGGTTGCAGTGGGAGTGGGGACGAGAGAAAAAGAGGTACATGGTATAATATCTCACATGTGAGTGCCACGAGGCCTACAGGGAAGTggtaaaaagaaatgcaaaggaCGACTGTGTTGATTTAAAGAAATTATGGTAGGTTGATGAATCACAGAGGTAGTCAATAGAAATCCCATGAACACAAATTTGTCAGTGCTGGGGATAAAATATACTttaatgacaagaaaaacataAGGAATGTCAGCTTTGTAACCATAACTACCATGTACCCACAAATAAGATGGATTTAGCTTTGATTACATCAGGCTCCACAGCTGCACTTAAATGTATTACACCTCCCATATTCCATATTTTATGACCCTTAAAGTGTTTGAGGAAATTTTTCGTCCTAGGTTTCATATTGGAAAGtcattgcagtattttttttttttttttttttacttatacAGCATTTCTTTCTTGTACTTATGCTTTATTCACAGAGCTGCATGGATAAGCACCAGGTGGTTGGGGTGCTGCGTCAAATGGAGAAATTTCTCAAGGGCCAAGAGATGCGATTCACCGAGGGCATCCGCATCATGAAGTCCAAGCTGGCGGCGCTTCAGAACTCTGTCTCAAAACTGCCTCAAGCCGACCAGTCAGCTGGTGAGTAATGACAGAATGACAAATATAAtgcaccatcatcaccatcattatcatcatcagctTCTCTTCTTGTCAAATATATCATAATCTTAGAGGTGTAAGCTTTTATCTCACCCACTGATGATATTTAATGTTACTTTATGGTTGTTGTGTGGTGTTCTCTCATTGTTTCAACTCATGAGAGTATTCCTAAATACTTTAAATGATATTAAGTGTAATAGTTTTGTCAGGGggtataaaatgttaaaactttAATTCTCGGTATCTCAGAGTTGCACTTCATCTGGGTAAAACTCTACAATCACAAGTCCACCATGCTTTGTAAAACTGGTGGTGTTGTCACAAAAGAAAGATCAACAGGATATGGTGTGTTATTTGAAGCTCACTGGTAGAATTTAATTTtcataaaatcaataaacacCGTCAAATAGCTTGCTGTTGCCTGACTAGCCTGCCAGTCAAGATAATAAAATGCTGCTATTTTACAGTCATGACAGAGGAGACAGCAACATGTAAAAAggctaataaaaatacaaaatagttATCTAGATGTCTACTGACCACCGAGCCTACAGTATATGTGTAGCTGTGAAGCAAGAAACAAGGAGTGAGTGTGTATCTTGTAAGTTTTAGAAGTCTGGGAATCATTTTACCTGTGAGGGTTGTGTGTTTATATCTGGATCATTTATGTGTTAATTTTCACAGCAAGAGATTCCCGGGTCACTCAGTTCACCGTCTCTCAGTTCCATGGTGTGCAAATGTCAACATGCAGGCATGACATGACATCATAATTTTTTTGAGGTGGGACATTTTGGTCAGTCTGGGAAGTTCAGCTCAGAAGTTAATAGAAGATTCCAAGATATCAGACTTATGACATTTTAGGAACAATCAGCTATTTGGAGTTTGATCCTATGGTTTTTCCCTTAATCAGTGACAACAGCATTTAGATTTGGAAAGCCAGTGATGGCTTCTGCTATTATGGGATCATATATTCATCCAGCAGAGCAGGGCCCTCTCAGTTACAGAGCTCGGCACTTGACAGGCAACTGAAGGGGAAGTGGAAATGTGTCGTTTGGCAGCAGGCACCGAGGCCAATGGACGTTTGTTGGTGATGGACCAGTGCAGTCCATAACTCTGTGGACAGCTCTTGGCAGGAAAGGAAGAAGCTGATATTCTACATTCACGGCAATGAAGgcttaacaaaatgaaatagaCAAGAGTGAAAATGTTCTGTCCCACCACTTAAGTGGTCAGTATTTGCATGAGATGGATATTTTCACAGTGATCCATTGATTATTCCCAATAAAGAAGCCAATCTAACACCGCTCTCCATACAAATCAACATTTAGCATAATCAATAAACAATAGCAGTTAAGCATCTCAGGTGTAGTGATGGTTGTATTCACATCTAGTCAAAGAaggatgatttaaaaaaaaaaaaaaaaaaatcctctctaGTTGGCTGAGGCGTAAGCTGTCCTGAAAGACAAAGTAATTTATTCGCAATGTTGAATTTAAGCGTGGAATTCTGAAAATTCCAAAGCATGCAATACGATGTCTTGGAGTAAGCGTAGCATAACATCTGACTGTTCCAAGCCTCTGTTATTCTGCCTCATAAAAATGTCCTGTTCTCCACTGAATTAAATGAGGCATTTGGACCTCCATTTCCCATGAAGGCTATACGCTGCCCAGTGACACGTGTATATCCCCAGGCACAGAATGCCAGAGGATGTCGAGAGGCTTACCCTGCATGTGACCGACCTCcctcccattttctctctcccacagcTCCTACCACCTGCCCCTCCCTAGAAGCCCCGACCCATGGAAGGAAGTTTGGCTCTAAGTACGCTGTGGGGCATGAGGTCCATTTCACTTGTTCCCAGGGCTACCACCTTGTTGGTCCGGGAACACGGGTATGCCAGGACAATGGCAGCTGGAGTGGCATCAGTGCCATCTGCAAAGGTAGGAACAAAGGTGTTTCTCTCCAACACACCTGAAGGTTTTTATAGCAAATCAGAGAAACACCATATACACGAGCCTTCACCCTTAAAAGAGAAGTGGAGTCAATAAAATTAGGTGTAATTTACCAGCTAGAAAAACTATGCCACAATCCTTCATTTTTAACTATTATGTTAGGGGATGGACCaggtaatattaaaaaaaaaaaaaatgagtgagcaGAGGAATGCAGTGTCACTTCAGTTGTGTTTTCATCATAGGATTAAGAactccccccaacacacacacacacacacacacacacacacacatacacacacacacacacacgcatccacTTAGCTTGTATTCATTGCCACCTCTCTATGAATTGGTGGAATGCCTTGGGCCAGGACTGCTATGTCTGCACATTATGCAGCCTGTTGAGGAAAAATCCCCCCACCCATTCAGGGTGACCTTGGCCCAGCGGCGCCTGAATGCTAGGCTGCAAGAGACAGCAGCCCATGAGTCTAAAGGGGCTCCTCGCACAAACAGATAAGACAGGCAAAGAAAAGGACCATTCTTTAGGGTGGTTGGAGCTCCTAACCGTACTGAATGAAGCCCTCGTTAAAGTGGCATTAAATGTCTtggacacagaaaaacacctgTACTGCATTCCACTGTGGGGTGCCttcccctctgtgtctctgctcctCATGAACAGAAGTGGTTGGGCTACTGTAAGATAATCCCCTCCTTGCTCATGTTTCCCCTGGCTCTTTTACAGGGGTCCCACTGGACGGGGTTAGGTCCACACATTATACCAAGCCCATGGTCTGATAGCACACAAATATGCTAAGCATGCTATTGATAGCTCCTTCAGCTTTCACTGGTGGCATTCTTCCAGAAATTCCAAGTGGCACGCATGGTTCAAATGTGCATTAGATTGTTGATGttcatggctgaaaaaaaaaaaagaaaatgaaacggTCTGATCCGACACAGTATTATCtcagtgcatgtttttttttttttttttttttttttttttttaaagccaagaGGTCTAAATTTAGTCTTGCTTCAAAGGCACTATTGATAGAGTGTGAAAAACTTAATTGTCAAAAAGACTTTAAAAATATCCAGGGGAGTGAAGTGGGCTTTTACATGTTGGGCCCCTGTGGTGGCCCTCGGGGAAGCCAAACAAACAGGAGTGGGATTGGCGGTCATCCAGTATACAGTGGCCTCAGAGCTCCGGCGGTGCTGGGTGCTGCGTTCCTTTTTGCAGCTCTGCAGTGGTCTGAGACCTTACTACACTTACTATGATGATAAGGCAAGTTGGgctgtttgtcctttttttcctgaGCAGGGCAGGTTTAGAGCTGTAAAAGAATAGTCTCCCAGATCTACAGTAACACTTTATCATAATTCTCCATCACTGTTTAATAATAGCAGGTCCCTAGAAACATGAGATAATTCTTTACAGCGACTGTTTGACCACAACTAATGGAAATTCTAGCAAGGTTTAAATGGTGCAGAACAGGGTAATGTTTATGTCCTAAAGCTAAACATTTGCAGGTGAATGAAAGAATTTTTGTTCTAAATGTATACTCAGATGCCTGAAGTCTGATTAGctatggcagatttttttcatctgttccTTTTGCTCCACGCTGTCATCTATGCTTTTTTACTTCTTGACTTTTAATCGTACTCAAAGACATTCACAATATCGAACACAGTGAGAACGACCAGTGAGAGTTTCCACATGTTGGGGGCAGTGGAGGCCACAGCAGCTCTTGTAAAGTACTAGTATGAGTGAGTTTAGTGTGAGAACCTGGAGAGTGGAATTGCTATAAACCTGAGCCGTTTTCAAAGGAACATGAAGTGACAGTGTTCATTGCAAACCACTAACGGTTTGTTTTACTAATGGAAAAAGCTCTCAGTATAATGTGTCGCCGAAAATGTTTGCATGCTTGTGCTCTGCTTGGTGAATGCCACCATTCCTGATGATTCATATGCTTTGAGTAAAAGTATTTGAGTAAAACACAACATCTGCAGCCATACTCTGTAACAACACTGATTAATCAATTAGCACCTTATTTCAATTTCAAGAGAAcaattttatacttttattggGATCCACCAAGCCGCCATCACTTCCTAGAGTTGACAAAAGTCAGTAGAGCACAGATAAAAAGGGAGTTCCTTGCTGTGTCCATAAATGACAGTACCAGTCTCCCATTCTTGAGTATCAGTTATGGAACCTGGGCAGACCAGCTTTCATCACCGCCCTGTGTGCATCGGAGACAGGAAGAGCTCACAGAGGCTCATTCATGATTTTCCGTATTTTATTACAAGTGACACACTGTACTCTGCTGCTTTTCAGTGGAACCTCAAGGACCTTCTGCTTTGTGCTTACCAATATGTCAGATAGTCATGACCTCTGTTACGCTCTCAAATGCAAATAGCTTTAATTAATCAACGAGCCATTTATGACTAGCGATATCTTCCACTATACCATTCGGTTCTAACTAAAACCTTGTCAAGTCCTTCATAAAGCGTCTTATATCGTACTTTCTTTGGTGCAGAGCTGGCTAGTGCAGTCCAATGATCCCAAACCACCAAAAGTATGtctttttttcaacatgttGAGGCTTAAACTAAATGCATTCTTTCAATCTTCAGTTTCTGTATGTCCTGACAATTTTGACTATGTAGAATACTTATTAGCTTGGGCAGTTCAAAATGTGCTGtccatgaaaaaagaaaacacaggatTTAATGTGACCACAGACAGGCTGCCGTTTCAGCTATAAGCCTTCCACGGGGCCAATGAGTTCATTTTGCCGTTTTGAGGACGTTTTCTCCGTTCCGACTCTTTAGTCAAGCACCTGGTGGTCATTAGTTTTCAAGCTTGGCAGAAGCACACAGGTTTCATCACATTATTGGTTATTCAACTTTCACTGTCTGTTTGGCACTACGGTACACAGCAGCACATGCAGACAGGCAGCTGTAGCTGATGGCAGAGTACACAAGGAGGTCTTACCCAAACTgtatgagaaaaacaagacctttgatcattttcattttcacctttttacCAGTTCGTCTCACTTCAGCGAAAATTGTCAATGTTTTGAACAAGACATGCTTTCGGGGTTGATTTTTGGAGGGTCTGTTAGCCCCGTGTGACTGTACTTTAGAGCCACTCACTCAGGCGACCAAGTCACTCTGTAGTGAAGCAACAGATGTGATTTTGGTCAGAATCAATTGGTATGAtggaaaaaatgggaaaataggGTCCAGACTGAAGACGGCTGGAGTAATGATTTAGGTTCCTTAACTAGCACACACGAGTTGGGAACTCTCTTCTGTGTCTGCagatgtgagtgagtgtgccaGTAACCCCTGCCAAAATGGAGGTACCTGTGTGGAAGGTGTTAACCAATACAAATGCACCTGCCCGCAGAACTGGAGTGGCTCTCACTGCCAGCACCAAACCCAGACGGGTCAGTAGCACACAATTTATTTTCTGAGCTTCCTCGTTGAGCCTTTATATGACCATACAGTAACTAAATCTAATGCACGTTCCAAACGGGAAATGCCAGGCTTTGCTCTACAAGATGCCTACCTACACTTAAGAAAAAGTACAGTATGTGTCTTCATTGCATGAATATGTTTGGATATGCACATGCCATAGGACTGGTTGACTGATATGTTTTTGTCTAATTGTCCCCCATGATGGGATCAAAACCTAAAAACTTAAAAGCGGcctttcattgcattttataaTTTACAGGATTGCACTGATTAGCCTCGGGGGGCTTACATCATTTGTTTATTCCTTTGTTAAACATCATTACTGGGGATAACAAGGGGATGTATTTGTAACTGATTAGAGGTAAAGGGAGTAAATCATTCATGGTGGACAACATATTTACTATTGCCTTCTATCCTCTACCATTTAGGCTACAGTTAAGTTAAAGATAAAGTCGGTTCAGTGCTATTTTAACAAGTTTGTGCAGATATTGTGCCACTGAGTGTTGCACAGGTTCTTGTTAGGCTAGCACAAGTTGACAAGTAAGCTCTGTCTCTGACATTTCGTTTTGTGTGCAGCACCACCCGAGTGGAGTGTAATGAACGACCCCGCGTTCAGCCGGAGGCCTCGCTGTGCCAAGGTGGACCAAGCCCAGCACTGTAGCTGTGATGCCGGCTTTCACATGAGTGGTACCTCTGACAAAAGTATCTGCCAGGGTGAGCCATAATCCCAGCGGGGAAATTCTCATTTCGCTTGAGCCCATCCACAATGAGGCATCTGTCAGCTACAGCACAACGGTGCTCAATGTGGCAGGGCAGAAACCTGCTGTTATGGAGGCTTGAACAGGGGTTCTCTGATTAACAGGTGGTCTCTTCACTCCacacatcctgctgctgctttaaagACGTGGCCCTAAATATATGAATCTCTCACTTGTCCAATGAATTAGAAAATCTCATATTTTAGATGAAgcaatatataaaatatgaagcaatcTGTCAGAGACACATGATACCTGTATAAAGGTTACAAACTGATCAAGTATCATAGCATCATTTACGCTACAGTTAAGTTAAAATTGCTTCAGTACTATTTTGACACCAAACTTTTCATGTGGCTGTAAGGAAGATGTCAATGTCTGTGACACTCAAAGGGCCAACACATCCTGCttaaacagagaaaagcagatAAAAGAGACTGTATCTCCATTATTTTCTATATTCTTTACATTCTCACACTGCCTCCCCCTTCCTTTCTAAGTATATTTATCCAGTGTCTGCCACGTGCGTGGTCATGTAATGAGTATGTAAGGCACACatgttcatgcatttttttctccctccttacAGATGTGAATGAGTGTGAAGTTTACCGACTGGACCAAGGAGGGAAGCTTTGTGTCCATGAGTGTGTGAACGTCCCTGGCTCCTACCACTGCTCGTGCCCCAGCGGTTACAAGTTGCTCCCAGATGGACGGAGCTGCGAGGGTGAGTGACAGGACGGAGCTGAGGACAAAGGCTCATTCACAGGGCCCTGGCTGTGGGTCTGGCTGGGTAGGCATCTCCAGAGAGGAATACCTCCAGTATGATTTACTCTGCACGATCCATTAGGTCACCACACTTAGGGGGATGGGAAGAGGCTTTAGCAAGAGAACGCTCAGTTCCTGCGGAGGTGTCTGTCAGCCTCAGACATTGCTCTCACTTTCATTTGCACCCCTGAAGCTTACAACGCTtgccagtggaatgaatgaCCTCACCCTTTCCCAGCTGAAGGGATCCTTAGGACATGAGGCGTTTGGGGGAGACTAAACCAAAGAACCAAATaaacaatcacagcacagcacccCCTGCTTTGACTGTGGTAACTAGGAAGCAGGGAGACAGCCAGGCGGCTAAATattctgtttctcttcttttctcctttcctgcctctctctctctttctgcttctcatTCTTACatggttttgctgttttgtcttcCAGATGTGGATGAGTGTTTAAGCCAGCAGCACAACTGTAGCCGTGGGACAACTTGTATCAACACAGGGGGAGGCTTCCAGTGCGTCAACCCCGAATGTCCCCGCTCTCACGGCAACATTAGCTACGTTAAAACATCTCCCTTGTGAGTAGATACACCACAATTAGTCccgtttgtttgttctttttttgtaatctttTATCTGGGTACATCTCTGTAAAGATAAATCAGAATGTTTCAGCAAGTGTGCCTTTCCATAGTGAATTGTTGGCCCTATTGCTGTATGGGGACGGTGGGAACCCAAAACCTGGAGAGACAGACTTAACACTGGAGCgtacccttgagcaagacaccaaaCCTCCAATTTCTACAGTTTCTACTTAGTGGCCAATAGTGGAACTGGAAGATGCAAGGCATGCCTGGCTATGAGTATGCATGCTCAGCAAAACCTCcctgaataattttttttcttacttttaaaACTGGACCCTCTAGAGCCTTTGTGTCCCGGCCAAACGATCAGAGACATTACAACTTCCAAGCACTCTTGGCCTCATTCTGACTGTGTACTTGCCAGTCACGGGCAAGCTGCCTCGTTTGAAGGCATGAAATGTGGCTCTGTCTACTCCTACCGAACCATCAATGTGGTAAAATACCGCTCGGCTGCCAGTAGAGTGGATGAACAAATGTTATGAGTAAAACTCATAAGCCTGAATCGAGTAAGACAGTTTATTTGAGATGGGAATCAAGACGGCAAGCTGCAGGGTCTTAGAGTAcacagaggagatggaggacaAGCTTAAAGAggcactttctctctttctgccccaTGTTTCCTGTCGTTCCAACATGTGCTGGTCCACAAAGCAGAAAAAGCTCCAAGAATATAGGGCACTTGACCAGTCAAagtggtttgtgtgtgcttgcatgtgtctgtgtgtccccTCTCTTGAAGTCACAAGGAAGGAATTATGAACACTTTAGCCCTCTATTTATTTTCCCAGGGGGATAGACTAATTATGTAACCTATTTGTACCCGGGTCCTCTGTAAGAAAATGGCCACATTTTGTGACAACCGGTGTGTTATCTAGATAAATACATTAAGAATCGCAAATATTTTACCACTTTGGTCTGTATTGCCTGTCTCACATTCACTGCTTTTGTGTCCTGTAGTCAATGTGAGAGAAACCCCTGCCCAATGGACAGCCGCTCCTGCCACCTGGCTCCTAAGACCGTGTCCTTCCACTACCTGTCCCTGCCCTCCAACCTGCAGACTCCCGCCACCCTCTTCCGCATGGCCACCGCGGCTGCACCTGGTCGCACCGGGCCCGACAGCCTGCGCTTTGGCATAGTAGGGGGCAACTCCAGGAGCATCTTCATCATGCAgcgctcagacagacagactggtgAGCTGATACTGGTGCAGCAGCTGCGCGGGCCGCAGGAAATCAGCGTCGATGTGGACATGTCTGAGTACTCTGACCGCACCTTTCAGGCTAAGCACGTGGCCAAGGTCCATGTTCTGGTTTCACCTTATAACTTCTGAGGAGAGTCTTCCAGAGGAGGGAGACATAAGAGAGAGAAGGGtcaaagaggaaggaggaggagtatATAATGGGCACTGAGTTTGTTGATACTGTAACGTCATCTCCCATCACTAATCCATTCGTGTGGCCAGGCAGACACTGGCCTGTGTTTCCCCAGTGGCCAAACATGAGATCTGAGAATGATGAAATTCAGCAAGAGTGAGGGAGCGAGGAGCCGATCTGTAACAGTTATATTAAGAATGTAACAGTCATGATatggcaataaaacaaaaacagttataCATAGAGTTTGAAGTCTGTTCAGTATCAACTGTGACTGATGATGTGACTCttgaaggaacagttcacccaaaaatgaaaacttcacCTTATCTACTCATGCCTGTGCCAGCTGAGAGGCAGGTGAGGTATTTTTGTCCATGCAACACACTGGTAGGTAGTTAGTGCAACTCTGTAATTGTTGTCCccaaaacaactgaagtcaACAGGTACAGGTTTTTAGAGTtccaaaaagggcaaaaaatgataagaaaatgaCTCCATACGACTTGTAGAGCACGTACCAAGTCTTCTGAAGCCAAACGATCACATCCTGAGTGTAAAAACAACTACATTTACACCATTATTTAAGGCAGACTTTCATTATAGTCTTTGACAGCAAAACAGGTCTCAATAACAGGTACCAAAACCTTTTGCTTGACAAGAACTTGGAAGAGTTCTCTCATAATGCGTGAATTCAGACACAAACGCTCCTGTATGTCTGTGTTCACAATGCTGTACTATGCATAGA is a genomic window of Myripristis murdjan chromosome 15, fMyrMur1.1, whole genome shotgun sequence containing:
- the fbln7 gene encoding fibulin-7 codes for the protein MALSLLRSCLLFLCVTATQSSHAGVQSCMDKHQVVGVLRQMEKFLKGQEMRFTEGIRIMKSKLAALQNSVSKLPQADQSAAPTTCPSLEAPTHGRKFGSKYAVGHEVHFTCSQGYHLVGPGTRVCQDNGSWSGISAICKDVSECASNPCQNGGTCVEGVNQYKCTCPQNWSGSHCQHQTQTAPPEWSVMNDPAFSRRPRCAKVDQAQHCSCDAGFHMSGTSDKSICQDVNECEVYRLDQGGKLCVHECVNVPGSYHCSCPSGYKLLPDGRSCEDVDECLSQQHNCSRGTTCINTGGGFQCVNPECPRSHGNISYVKTSPFQCERNPCPMDSRSCHLAPKTVSFHYLSLPSNLQTPATLFRMATAAAPGRTGPDSLRFGIVGGNSRSIFIMQRSDRQTGELILVQQLRGPQEISVDVDMSEYSDRTFQAKHVAKVHVLVSPYNF